From Camelina sativa cultivar DH55 chromosome 20, Cs, whole genome shotgun sequence, the proteins below share one genomic window:
- the LOC104768559 gene encoding glucomannan 4-beta-mannosyltransferase 9-like, producing the protein MELGDSTTSVIPDSFMGYRDDLTTQMSMVLNQIRAPLIVPVLRLAVYICLTMSVMLFVERVYMGIVISLVKLFGRKPDKRFKYEAIKDDMELGNSVYPMVLVQIPMYNEREVYQLSIGAACGLSWPSDRIVIQVLDDSTDPTIKDLVEMECSRWASKGVNIKYEIRDNRNGYKAGALKEGMKKSYVKSCDYVAIFDADFQPESDFLWRTVPFLLHNPKLALVQARWKFVNSDECLMTRMQEMSLDYHFTVEQEVGSSTYAFFGFNGTAGIWRISALNEAGGWKDRTTVEDMDLAVRASLKGWKFLYLGSLKVKNELPSTFKAYRYQQHRWSCGPANLFRKMAFEIMTNKNVTLWKKVHVIYSFFVVRKLVAHIVTFIFYCVILPATVLVPEVSVPKWGAVYIPSVITLLNAVGTPRSLHLMVFWILFENVMSLHRTKATFIGLLEGGRVNEWIVTEKLGDLKAKSSGKTPKKLLRFRFGDRIHVLELGVGMYLLFVGCYDVFFGKNHYYLYLFAQAIAFFIAGFGQIGTIVPNH; encoded by the exons ATGGAGCTTGGAGATTCGACGACGTCTGTGATTCCTGACTCGTTCATGGGATACAGAGACGACCTAACAACGCAAATGTCAATGGTTTTGAATCAGATACGAGCTCCGTTGATTGTCCCAGTCCTTAGGCTCGCTGTTTACATCTGTTTAACAATGTCGGTGATGCTCTTCGTCGAAAGGGTTTACATGGGAATTGTCATCTCTCTTGTGAAGCTGTTTGGTCGAAAGCCAGACAAACGTTTCAAATATGAAGCGATCAAAGACGACATGGAGCTTGGAAACTCTGTTTATCCTATGGTCCTTGTTCAAATCCCAATGTACAACGAACGAGAG GTTTATCAACTATCTATCGGAGCTGCTTGTGGACTCTCATGGCCTTCTGATCGAATCGTCATTCAAGTTCTTGATGATTCCACTGATCCAACCATCAAA GATCTAGTGGAGATGGAGTGTAGCAGATGGGCGAGTAAAGGAGTAAACATAAAGTATGAGATCAGAGACAACAGAAACGGATACAAAGCTGGAGCTTTGAAAGAAGGTATGAAGAAGAGTTATGTCAAAAGCTGTGATTACGTTGCAATCTTCGACGCTGATTTCCAACCTGAATCGGATTTTCTCTGGAGAACCGTTCCGTTTCTCCTCCATAACCCAAAGCTTGCTCTTGTTCAAGCTCGCTGGAAATTTG TAAATTCGGATGAATGTTTGATGACAAGGATGCAAGAAATGTCTTTGGACTATCATTTTACCGTCGAACAAGAAGTTGGTTCTTCTACTTACGCTTTCTTCGGATTCAACG GGACTGCGGGAATATGGAGAATATCAGCATTGAACGAAGCTGGTGGTTGGAAAGATAGAACGACCGTGGAAGATATGGATTTGGCCGTGCGAGCTAGTCTCAAGGGTTGGAAGTTCTTGTACCTCGGTTCTttgaag GTAAAAAACGAGTTACCAAGTACATTCAAGGCATATAGGTATCAACAGCACAGATGGTCATGTGGTCCAGCTAATCTTTTCAGGAAAATGGCATTTGAAATCATGACCAATAAG AACGTGACTCTATGGAAGAAAGTTCATGTGATATATAGCTTCTTCGTGGTTAGGAAGCTAGTAGCACACATTGTTACTTTCATCTTCTACTGTGTGATCTTACCAGCTACGGTTCTTGTACCGGAAGTTTCTGTACCCAAGTGGGGAGCGGTTTACATTCCTTCAGTGATTACTCTGCTCAACGCAGTTGGGACACCGAG GTCGCTGCATCTTATGGTGTTTTGGATTCTGTTCGAGAATGTGATGTCTCTTCACAGAACTAAAGCTACCTTCATTGGTTTACTCGAAGGAGGAAGAGTTAACGAGTGGATTGTTACTGAGAAACTCGGAGATCTTAAGGCTAAATCTTCCGGCAAGACTCCAAAGAAGCTTCTTCGTTTTAGATTCGGAGATAG gatTCATGTGTTGGAACTCGGTGTAGGAATGTATCTGTTATTTGTGGGATGTTATGACGTGTTTTTTGGGAAGAATCATTATTATCTGTACCTTTTCGCGCAAGCAATCGCGTTCTTCATTGCGGGATTTGGACAAATTGGGACGATTGTGCCTAACCATTGA